A single region of the Theileria annulata chromosome 4, complete sequence, *** SEQUENCING IN PROGRESS *** genome encodes:
- a CDS encoding 40S ribosomal protein S9, putative (Tap349h10.p1c.C.cand.114 - score = 138.27;~SMART pfam:Ribosomal_S4 (PF00163) at aa 4-106, E()=1.60e-31; S4 (SM00363) at aa 107-171, E()=9.82e-05): MVGNYRNYSRTSRNPKRPFEKERLDQELKLIGEYGLKNKREVWRVQYVLSKIRSAARYLLTLDPKDNKRLFQGEALLRRMVRYGLMNENEQKLDFVLGLTLSKLMERRLQTKVFKLGLAKSIHHARCLIRQRHICVHRQLVDIPSFLVRVDSEKHIELALTSPYAGARPGRVRRKTLRLQKGGEQSEE, encoded by the exons ATGGTTGGAAACTACAGGAATTATAGTAGAACTTCTAGGAATCCTAAAAGACCCTTTGAAAAG gAGAGGCTTGATCAAGAATTGAAGTTGATCGGTGAGTATGGATTAAAGAATAAGCGTGAGGTTTGGAGGGTACAATACGTACTCTCAAAGATCAGATCAGCAGCACGTTATCTTCTTACTCTGGATCCAAAAGATAATAAACGTCTTTTTcaag GTGAAGCACTCTTGAGACGTATGGTTAGATATGGGTTAATGAATGAAAATGAACAAAAATTGGATTTCGTGTTGGGATTAACACTCTCAAAGCTTATGGAGAGAAGATTACAAACTAAAGTGTTCAAATTGGGATTGGCCAAGTCAATTCACCACGCACGTTGTTTAATCAGACAACGACATATCTGCGTTCATAGGCAACTAGTTGATATACCCTCATTCCTGGTCAGAGTTGATTCTGAGAAACACATTGAACTGGCATTGACATCGCCATACGCTGGAGCAAGACCAGGAAGAGTTAGGAGGAAAACATTGAGATTACAAAAGGGAGGTGAACAATCAGAAGAGTGA